The DNA window GTACCGAGACGTTCAAGACAAAGTACGATTGGCAGAGGCACGAAAAGTCTCTTCATCTTTCATTGGAGAACTGGGTATGTTCACCAAAAGGACCAACAGCAATTCATCCCGAAGAAGGGCTATTGTGTGTATTTTGTGGTCTGAAGAATCCCGACAAGACACATCTCGATGGACACAACCAAAGCGCATGCATCCAAAGGCCCATCGAAGAAAGGACATACCACCGAAAAGATCACCTACAGCAACATTTGCGATTAGTACACATGTCCAAGTTTTTGAAATGGCCCATGGATGAATGGAAAGTCATGACGGAGGAGATTCGATCGAGATGCGGTTTCTGCGGTGTTAGTCTCACTACATGGGCGAGTCGCGTGGATCATTTGGCGGATCACTTCAAAGCAGGCAACACGATGGAGCATTGGAAGGGTGATTGGGGATTCGAGGCAAAAATCATCGATAGGATTGATAATGCCATGCCACCATGTGAGTTTTTATGTCTATGAGTTTCGATGTGCTGACCTTTAGATCTTATCCATCACGAACGAAACTCGCCTTTGCCGTTTGCTGCTACAAAAGGACCAGCAGACACACCAACGAGCGCATACGAGCTGATCAAATTAGAACTGGAGTATTACATGAGTAACCGTCATCAACACGATATTCCTGATTTGGAACTCCACTTTGAAGCATGTTCAGTCATTTTAGGTGCCGAAGTCATCTCCATCAACCCAGCATCTTCGTCTCCGTCCTGGTTATGGGATATATTCATGTCATCTACCGAAATCGCCAACCAAGCACGTCTACGTCCAACGAAACAATTAGCTGAATCGCGACTCAGTCAACTAAAAATCAATGGAAAGGGAAATATCTTTGAAAACTGCGAGTTGGAAGCTACCTTGCAACAATACATGGCGGCACATACATCCATGGGTCATTTTCCGTCCGATGCAGAGCTACAGCAAGAAGCGTGCAATGTTCTCAGTCGAACTGAAATATCTTCCCCAAATCCATCGAGAAGATTCCTTGATTTTCTGATGAGGCTAGCTTGGAGTTCGACTGGTTGGCTCGCCCCGTTGAGACAGCGTGCTTCAGCTTTGGTCTCGATGGCGAACGAATCAATGAACGATTCTTATTTCTTATGGGGTCAGACTGACACTTCTGTGCCTATGGATTCCTCAATGGAGTTGGATATTTCATTGAGTCAACCATGGATGACGGAAAACAGATCATTGTCCCCGGAAGGTGTACCTGAAATACCTGCGATATCAGTACAGGCAGAATCAAGACCTTTGATCAGAAACAAAGTTCGAACAGCAACTCCATTCTTTATAAACGACAACAACAGCTACCGAAGGTTAAAGAGAGAACTTTCAAGATTCGTCATGACTACAATGTCACCCAACAATCCGAATCGTCATATCCCAAGTGACGATGAACTTAAATACCAAGCAAGATGGATCCTATACGACGAGTAAGTCTCCTGCTCCTTACAATTTCACCGCTAATAGTTCAGCGATGATCCATGGAACCAAACGCCCGTCGACAATGCAGAATGGCTGCAAGAGTTCAAACGCGATGTTGGCCTCCAAACTTAGCGAGAAATTGGACAAGCTCCCAGATTCCTAGCAACGGGCTCACTTTCGATGGAAATGTCAAAGTCGAAAATATCTAAGGGTATACCCAGCGTGGTACAGGCGTTGGGAATGTCGACTATACCAGCAATAGCTCCTCTAATTGGTGCACAGGACAGGAGGAGGTAGATTTGTTCGCCAGAGTAGCCTAATAATTAGCAATTGTCATACGAAATAAAAAGAGTCTTACCGAATTGTTTGAGATATTCTATCGCACGGAGACAAGATTGTCGATAGGCGATTGTTGCATCCATGAAATGCTGCTTTCCTTGCTCATCGACGGAGAATCCTTCAAAGGTGAGATATCGTGAAGGACTAAAGGTAGGACCCATGTCTCCTGGTCGATAAACCGGACTCTTGAGGCCTCTCGACTTGACTCCACCTTTGATGAGGTCGAATTTGATAGTAATGATGCCAGCCTACAATGTCAGCAAGATCAAATAATGGGTTCGGAAGACTTACCATTTCAATAGCACCACAGAAACTAATCTCGCCGTCGCCCTGACTAAAGTGAAGGTCTCCCACAGAAAACTTGGCTCCCGCAACATGAACGGGAAGATACGTCTTTGATCCTCGAGAAATATTGTTAATGTCACAATTTCCTCCATGTTCAGGTCTTCCAGGAATAGTCCTCGCTCCCTCTTTTGCGATTCTAGCCAGAACATCACCCTTGGCTTGTCCACCGTGAGCATTAGTCTCAAGAGGAGGTTGAGCAACCACTTGATCAGGATGCGAACTAGCCATCGAAGTAGCAAGATCTCCTTCACGACGGTTCCATTCCGCCAAGATCTCAGCAGACGGTGCGCAGCCGAGAATACCAGGGTGAATCAATCCCGGGAATCGAACACCTGGGATATGACGGCTCGAACAATAGACACCATCGAAATCCCAGATCGCTTTGGCTGCATCGGGATAATGCTCACTGAGGAAACCGCCACCATTGTTCTTTGCAAAGATGCCGGTGAAACCCCAAGGTGAGTGATCAAAGGGTTGGATATCTGTGATGTTGACGACGAGTAAATCACCAGGTTCACTGCCTTTTATATCAAAGGGTCCAGTGAGATAATGAATCTTTGTGAGATCAACATTGAGAACATCATCGGCACTATCGTTGTTTCCGATCTGTCCACCTGTCCAATCAAGACATTCaatcttgactgtctctCCTGGTTCGACAGTGGCAATACTTGGAACTGGTTTATTATTAGAGTGggttttataaaaaagagatgCACAAACATACCCTCTGGATGCCATCTGTTGTGCAGATGAGGTTGCTCAGAGGCGGGAATATCGAAAGAGACGGACTGAGCAGTTCTGATTTTTCGAgacatttttttttttttttttgcaaTGATAATGATAGTCTAATTGATTCAATTgatctttttatatactgAGTACGAATGTAATAATGATAcagacagagacagagatAAGATGATGGATGCTACTTACTTATCATGCCGCACCTCCGCATCTCCGCACGAGATAAGAGATAAGCTAGAACTGCACGTCGTGTGACGCGTGATGATGCTACTTCCAGATAAAGAAGGTGGTTACATGTCAAGACAGGGCGGAACTAGTCGTAGTGTGACCTTATTTACATGAATGTGAGGGGAACATGTCTTGGAGCGGGGATATATGAGCATGTCATGACGCGTCAGTTGCAATCATCAACAAACCATTTCAATCAAAATGACTGATATCAAAAATTACTCTCTAGGAGACTTTCATCTTCAGAACGGAAAAGTATTGCCTAAAGCATGGATCTCTTACAAAACTTTTGGTGATCCATCTTCACCCGCAGTTCTCTACCCTTCATGGTTCTC is part of the Fusarium poae strain DAOMC 252244 chromosome 4, whole genome shotgun sequence genome and encodes:
- a CDS encoding hypothetical protein (BUSCO:24159at5125), yielding MSRKIRTAQSVSFDIPASEQPHLHNRWHPEVPSIATVEPGETVKIECLDWTGGQIGNNDSADDVLNVDLTKIHYLTGPFDIKGSEPGDLLVVNITDIQPFDHSPWGFTGIFAKNNGGGFLSEHYPDAAKAIWDFDGVYCSSRHIPGVRFPGLIHPGILGCAPSAEILAEWNRREGDLATSMASSHPDQVVAQPPLETNAHGGQAKGDVLARIAKEGARTIPGRPEHGGNCDINNISRGSKTYLPVHVAGAKFSVGDLHFSQGDGEISFCGAIEMAGIITIKFDLIKGGVKSRGLKSPVYRPGDMGPTFSPSRYLTFEGFSVDEQGKQHFMDATIAYRQSCLRAIEYLKQFGYSGEQIYLLLSCAPIRGAIAGIVDIPNACTTLGIPLDIFDFDISIESEPVARNLGACPISR